One stretch of Ananas comosus cultivar F153 linkage group 6, ASM154086v1, whole genome shotgun sequence DNA includes these proteins:
- the LOC109711467 gene encoding sister chromatid cohesion protein PDS5 homolog A isoform X1 encodes MAQKPQQQLRELGSKLETPPASKDALVKLLKQAANCLSEIEQSPSASVLDSMKPCLNAIAKQELLKHQDRDVKVLVATCICEITRITAPEAPYNDDVLKDIFQLIVGTFSGLRDVNSPSFGRRVVILETLARYRSCVVMLDLECNDLINEMFHTFFTVVSDDHPQNVLNSMQTIMVLIVDESEDIQESLLSIILSALGRKRTDYSMAARKLAMNVIERCAGKLEPFIKQFLISSLSGDSGYLSDSVDHHEVIFDVYQCAPQMLTKIVPYITGELLTDKPDIRSKAVELLGELFSLPGVPVLESFQPLFSEYLKRLADRVVEVRVSVIGHLKTCLMSNPSRPEAPRIIKALCERLLDYDENVRKQVVAAVYDVACHSLDAIPIETVRLVAERLRDKSLSVKKYTMERLADLYRLYCQKSSDGTISSDNFEWIPGKILKCLYDKDFRPETIEHLLCGSLFPPEFSIKDRVKHWITAFSGFDKVEVKALEQILLQKQRLQQEMQKYLSLRQTYQQEDAPDLQKRISGCFRNMSRLFNDPAKAEESLNMLNQLKDANIWKILTSLLDFSTMFSQAWSSREELLKILGEKHPLYDFMSTLSIRCSYLLINKEFVKEILSQAAELKSAGNTRLISSCMDLLTVIAGFFPLLLVGLEEDLVHLLKEDNEALKEGIAHVLAKAGGTIREQLAMTKSSIDLLLERLCLEGTRKQAKYSVHALAAITKDDGLKSLSVLYKRLVDMLEEKTHLPAMLQSLGCIAQTAMPIFETREDEIVGFIINKILQCSNKADEVSIPKTEWNERTEFCSLKIYGIKTLVKSYLLSKDAHLRPGIEKLMGILKNILSFGDISRETGLSAVDKAHLRLAAAKAVLRLSKQWDQKIPVDVFYMTLRVSQDDCPESRKLYLNKVHQYIKERLLDPKYACAFMLSIKDCQSPEYEECKHNLLEVVQICQQVKVRQLSVQADMNLLVAYPEYILAYLVHALAHDPSCPNVEDCQDLQAFEPTYWRLHLFLSAVLLGDEGLQPGGVSNSKQESFITIASIFHSIKCSEDLVDGKKSKTLHAISDLGLSIAKKLVPDQTDVPGSDMVPLPAPLYMNVEKNQDENTVDKSEETLLDLGGESALAHFESLHVESKETVDSGDVKDEMVVQESDENGNEVPLGKMMKLLRSQGAKKKKKATKKQNLSSDVFDFENEVDVLGVIREINMDNLENSETMKVSRDNKGGKALDSRKRKIEKASIAAATPTPKRKRSASSQKVMKGKDMVQSTDSDLLISCLPTNTKNGKKHADELHTEGAISSDSKKSTTPEDAKKLAGQSGNSTGSVKKRKIRSISGLAKCSHSNELDDEEIVGSRIKVWWPLDKQFYEGIVQSYDAKKEKHVILYDDGDIEVLNLAKEKWEVISNNGHLPKKMKKSNHLSTNKKSSDEKREDDSKHGDLRQSKKSTKKSASSKSKDTVGKHKDHDRKRTSKGSKKSEHLDADNRADSNLPNAHSHSGSEVEDANSDGHEEDEAPTSPLMEEPEAGLEEGKEELGKEQKPDSLNGEDNEESDDEPISAWRSRVAKVT; translated from the exons ATGGCGCAGAAGCCTCAGCAGCAGCTGAGGGAGCTCGGGTCGAAGCTCGAGACGCCCCCCGCTTCGAAAGATGCTCTCGTTAAGCTCCTCAAG CAAGCTGCAAACTGTCTATCTGAGATAGAACAGTCACCGTCGGCGTCAGTTTTAGACTCTATGAAACCCTGCCTCAATGCAATAGCCAAACAAGAATTATTGAAGCATCAAGATAGGGATGTCAAAGTTCTGGTTGCCACATGTATATGTGAGATTACCAGAATAACTGCTCCAGAAGCTCCCTATAATGATGATGTTTTGAAG GACATTTTTCAATTGATTGTCGGCACATTTAGTGGATTGAGAGATGTTAACAGCCCATCATTCGGGAGGAGGGTTGTTATTCTGGAGACTCTTGCAAGATACAGATCATGTGTTGTGATGTTGGACCTCGAGTGTAATGATCTCATCAATGAAATGTTTCATACATTCTTTACTGTTGTCAG TGACGATCATCCACAAAATGTTCTCAACTCAATGCAAACAATTATGGTACTCATTGTTGATGAGAGTGAAGATATACAAGAAAGTCTCTTGAGTATCATTCTATCAGCTTTGGGAAGGAAAAGAACT GACTATTCTATGGCTGCCCGAAAGCTGGCTATGAATGTAATAGAGCGTTGTGCAGGAAAACTCGAACCATTTATAAAGCAGTTTCTCATATCATCCTTGTCGGGAGATAGCGGTTATTTGAGTGATTCAGTTGACCATCATGAAGTCATTTTTGATGTTTACCAGTGTGCACCCCAGATGCTTACAAAAATAGTTCCTTATATAACTGGAGAGTTACTG ACAGATAAGCCAGATATTCGGTCTAAAGCTGTTGAGTTACTTGGGGAGCTTTTTTCATTACCTGGAGTACCCGTCTTGGAATCTTTTCAGCCACTTTTTTCAGAGTACTTGAAGAGATTGGCAGATAGAGTGGTGGAAGTCCGTGTTTCTGTAATCGGGCACTTGAAAACTTGCCTAATGTCAAATCCTTCCAGGCCCGAAGCTCCTCGGATTATTA AGGCACTTTGTGAAAGATTGTTGGATTATGATGAAAATGTTCGAAAGCAAGTAGTTGCTGCAGTTTATGATGTAGCATGCCATTCATTAGATGCCATTCCAATTGAGACTGTGAGGCTAGTTGCAGAGCGTCTTCGAGATAAATCT TTATCCGTCAAGAAATACACTATGGAGAGGCTGGCTGATCTTTACAGGCTTTATTGCCAAAAGAGCTCTGATGGTACGATAAGTTCTGATAATTTCGAGTGGATACCGGGGAAGATATTGAAATGTCTTTATGACAAAGACTTCAG ACCAGAGACAATAGAACATTTGTTATGTGGTTCTCTCTTCCCGCCTGAGTTCTCAATTAAAGATAGAGTGAAGCATTGGATAACAGCTTTCTCGGGATTTGATAAAGTTGAGGTGAAGGCTCTTGAACAAATTCTTCTGCAAAAGCAAAG GTTACAGCAGGAAATGCAAAAGTATCTTTCCCTTAGACAAACATATCAG CAGGAAGATGCTCCTGATCTCCAGAAAAGAATTTCTGGCTGCTTTCGGAACATGTCTCGCTTGTTCAATGATCCTGCAAAGGCTGAGGAGAGTTTAAACATGCTTAACCAGTTAAAAGATGCAAATATATGGAAGATATTGACAAGCTTACTCGATTTTTCTACTATGTTCAGTCAAGCATGGTCTTCTCGG GAGGAATTACTTAAAATCCTGGGAGAAAAACATCCACTCTATGATTTCATGAGCACGCTCTCAATAAGATGTTCATATTTGCTAATCAACAAGGAGTTTGTTAAGGAGATTCTTTCACAAGCTGCTGAACTAAAATCTGCCGGAAATACGAGACTTATTTCATCATGCATGGATCTTCTTACG GTAATTGCTGGTTTCTTTCCTTTGTTATTGGTTGGTTTAGAGGAAGATCTCGTCCATCTTCTGAAGGAAGACAATGAAGCACTTAAAGAGGGCATTGCACATGTGTTGGCCAAGGCTGGTGGGACAATTCGTGAACAATTGGCCATGACTAAAAG TTCTATTGACCTACTGTTAGAGAGGCTTTGTTTAGAGGGCACCAGGAAGCAGGCCAAATATTCTGTTCATGCCCTAGCCGCAATAACAAAGGATGATGGTCTCAAGTCACTTTCTGTACTATACAAG CGGCTTGTGGATATGTTGGAGGAGAAAACACACCTGCCGGCCATGTTGCAATCTTTGGGTTGTATTGCTCAGACAGCAATGCCAATTTTTGAAACCAGGGAGGATGAAATAGTAGGGTTTATCATTAACAAAATTCTTCAGTGCAGTAAT AAGGCTGATGAAGTGTCAATACCTAAAACTGAGTGGAATGAAAGGACGGAATTTTGTTCTTTAAAG ATATATGGTATTAAAACTCTGGTAAAGAGCTACCTACTTTCCAAAGATGCTCATTTAAGACCAGGAATTGAGAAACTTATGGGGATCCTAAAGAACATTCTCTCTTTTGGTGATATTTCACGAGAGACAGGTTTAAG TGCTGTTGATAAGGCACACTTAAGGCTTGCTGCAGCAAAAGCTGTTCTTCGCTTGTCAAAGCAATGGGACCAGAAAATACCTGTTGATGTTTTCTATATGACCTTGCGAGTTTCGCAG GATGACTGTCCTGAATCAAGGAAATTGTACCTTAACAAAGTCCATCAGTATATAAAGGAAAGACTACTGGATCCAAAGTATGCTTGTGCCTTCATGTTGAGCATAAAAGACTGTCAATCTCCGGAGTATGAAGAG TGCAAACACAACCTACTTGAAGTGGTACAAATATGTCAGCAAGTAAAGGTGCGGCAACTCTCTGTACAAGCCGACATGAACTTGCTGGTGGCTTATCCAGAGTATATTCTTGCTTATTTGGTCCATGCCCTTGCTCATGATCCTTCTTGCCCCAATGTCGAAGACTGCCAGGATCTTCAAGCATTCGAACCTACTTACTG GCGATTGCATCTATTTCTTTCAGCGGTTTTGCTTGGAGACGAAGGTTTGCAACCTGGTGGTGTTTCCAACAGCAAGCAGGAGAGTTTTATAACGATAGCTTCTATATTTCACAGTATAAAGTGCTCTGAAGATCTTGTAGATGGGAAAAAGTCAAAA ACTCTACATGCTATAAGTGATCTCGGCCTttcaattgcaaaaaaattaGTACCCGACCAGACGGATGTCCCAGGAAGTGATATGGTTCCATTGCCAGCTCCATTGTACATGAATGTTGAGAAAAACCAAGATGAAAATACTGTG GATAAAAGTGAGGAAACATTGTTGGACTTGGGTGGAGAGAGTGCTCTGGCCCACTTTGAATCACTTCATGTTGAAAGTAAAGAAACG GTCGATTCAGGTGATGTCAAAGATGAAATGGTCGTACAAGAGAGTGATGAGAATGGCAATGAAGTTCCTCTCGGGAAGATGATGAAACTTCTTCGATCCCAAGGAgccaagaagaagaaaaaagcaacaaagaaacaaaatttatcttctgatgtttttgattttgaaaatgaAGTTGATGTTTTAGGAGTTATCAGAGAAATAAATATGGACAACTTAGAAAATTCAGAAACGATGAAGGTAAGTAGAGACAATAAAGGTGGAAAGGCATTAGATTCGCgtaaaagaaaaatagagaaagctAGCATTGCAGCAGCCACGCCAACTCCAAAACGCAAAAGGTCAGCCTCTAGCCAAAAGGTAATGAAGGGGAAAGACATGGTTCAGTCTACTGATTCAGACTTGTTAATCTCTTGCCTGCCAACAAATACGAAAAATGGAAAGAAACATGCTGATGAATTACATACTGAAGGAGCCATCAGCAGTGATTCAAAG AAAAGCACGACTCCAGAAGATGCTAAAAAGTTAGCTGGTCAATCTGGAAATTCAACTGGTTCAGTCAAGAAGCGTAAAATAAGAAGCATTTCTGGGTTAGCAAAG TGTTCACATAGCAATGAATTAGATGATGAAGAAATAGTTGGATCAAGAATAAAAGTCTGGTGGCCGCTGGATAAGCA GTTTTATGAAGGCATTGTACAGTCTTATGatgcaaaaaaggaaaaacatgtg ATCCTGTATGATGATGGTGATATAGAAGTTCTTAACTTAGCAAAGGAGAAGTGGGAGGTCATCAGTAATAATGGTCATCTgccgaaaaag ATGAAAAAATCCAATCATCTATCTACAAATAAGAAATC ATCGGATGAGAAAAGAGAGGATGACAGCAAGCATGGTGACCTCAGACAATCTAAAAAGTCCACAAAGAA GTCTGCATCTTCTAAAAGTAAAGATACTGTGGGAAAACACAAAGATCATGACAGGAAAAGAACATCAAAAGGTAGCAAAAAATCAGAACACCTTGATGCGGATAACAGGGCTGATTCTAACTTACCAAATGCCCATTCTCACTCCGGTTCTGAAGTTGAAGATGCCAATTCTG ATGGTCATGAAGAGGATGAAGCTCCAACTTCTCCTCTAATGGAAGAACCTGAGGCAGGGCTGGAAGAGGGAAAAGAGGAACTTGGAAAGGAGCAGAAACCTGATTCCTTGAATGGAGAAGACAATGAAGAATCTGATGATGAGCCAATT AGCGCGTGGAGATCACGTGTAGCAAAAGTCACATAA
- the LOC109711467 gene encoding sister chromatid cohesion protein PDS5 homolog A isoform X2, with protein MAQKPQQQLRELGSKLETPPASKDALVKLLKQAANCLSEIEQSPSASVLDSMKPCLNAIAKQELLKHQDRDVKVLVATCICEITRITAPEAPYNDDVLKDIFQLIVGTFSGLRDVNSPSFGRRVVILETLARYRSCVVMLDLECNDLINEMFHTFFTVVSDDHPQNVLNSMQTIMVLIVDESEDIQESLLSIILSALGRKRTDYSMAARKLAMNVIERCAGKLEPFIKQFLISSLSGDSGYLSDSVDHHEVIFDVYQCAPQMLTKIVPYITGELLTDKPDIRSKAVELLGELFSLPGVPVLESFQPLFSEYLKRLADRVVEVRVSVIGHLKTCLMSNPSRPEAPRIIKALCERLLDYDENVRKQVVAAVYDVACHSLDAIPIETVRLVAERLRDKSLSVKKYTMERLADLYRLYCQKSSDGTISSDNFEWIPGKILKCLYDKDFRPETIEHLLCGSLFPPEFSIKDRVKHWITAFSGFDKVEVKALEQILLQKQRLQQEMQKYLSLRQTYQEDAPDLQKRISGCFRNMSRLFNDPAKAEESLNMLNQLKDANIWKILTSLLDFSTMFSQAWSSREELLKILGEKHPLYDFMSTLSIRCSYLLINKEFVKEILSQAAELKSAGNTRLISSCMDLLTVIAGFFPLLLVGLEEDLVHLLKEDNEALKEGIAHVLAKAGGTIREQLAMTKSSIDLLLERLCLEGTRKQAKYSVHALAAITKDDGLKSLSVLYKRLVDMLEEKTHLPAMLQSLGCIAQTAMPIFETREDEIVGFIINKILQCSNKADEVSIPKTEWNERTEFCSLKIYGIKTLVKSYLLSKDAHLRPGIEKLMGILKNILSFGDISRETGLSAVDKAHLRLAAAKAVLRLSKQWDQKIPVDVFYMTLRVSQDDCPESRKLYLNKVHQYIKERLLDPKYACAFMLSIKDCQSPEYEECKHNLLEVVQICQQVKVRQLSVQADMNLLVAYPEYILAYLVHALAHDPSCPNVEDCQDLQAFEPTYWRLHLFLSAVLLGDEGLQPGGVSNSKQESFITIASIFHSIKCSEDLVDGKKSKTLHAISDLGLSIAKKLVPDQTDVPGSDMVPLPAPLYMNVEKNQDENTVDKSEETLLDLGGESALAHFESLHVESKETVDSGDVKDEMVVQESDENGNEVPLGKMMKLLRSQGAKKKKKATKKQNLSSDVFDFENEVDVLGVIREINMDNLENSETMKVSRDNKGGKALDSRKRKIEKASIAAATPTPKRKRSASSQKVMKGKDMVQSTDSDLLISCLPTNTKNGKKHADELHTEGAISSDSKKSTTPEDAKKLAGQSGNSTGSVKKRKIRSISGLAKCSHSNELDDEEIVGSRIKVWWPLDKQFYEGIVQSYDAKKEKHVILYDDGDIEVLNLAKEKWEVISNNGHLPKKMKKSNHLSTNKKSSDEKREDDSKHGDLRQSKKSTKKSASSKSKDTVGKHKDHDRKRTSKGSKKSEHLDADNRADSNLPNAHSHSGSEVEDANSDGHEEDEAPTSPLMEEPEAGLEEGKEELGKEQKPDSLNGEDNEESDDEPISAWRSRVAKVT; from the exons ATGGCGCAGAAGCCTCAGCAGCAGCTGAGGGAGCTCGGGTCGAAGCTCGAGACGCCCCCCGCTTCGAAAGATGCTCTCGTTAAGCTCCTCAAG CAAGCTGCAAACTGTCTATCTGAGATAGAACAGTCACCGTCGGCGTCAGTTTTAGACTCTATGAAACCCTGCCTCAATGCAATAGCCAAACAAGAATTATTGAAGCATCAAGATAGGGATGTCAAAGTTCTGGTTGCCACATGTATATGTGAGATTACCAGAATAACTGCTCCAGAAGCTCCCTATAATGATGATGTTTTGAAG GACATTTTTCAATTGATTGTCGGCACATTTAGTGGATTGAGAGATGTTAACAGCCCATCATTCGGGAGGAGGGTTGTTATTCTGGAGACTCTTGCAAGATACAGATCATGTGTTGTGATGTTGGACCTCGAGTGTAATGATCTCATCAATGAAATGTTTCATACATTCTTTACTGTTGTCAG TGACGATCATCCACAAAATGTTCTCAACTCAATGCAAACAATTATGGTACTCATTGTTGATGAGAGTGAAGATATACAAGAAAGTCTCTTGAGTATCATTCTATCAGCTTTGGGAAGGAAAAGAACT GACTATTCTATGGCTGCCCGAAAGCTGGCTATGAATGTAATAGAGCGTTGTGCAGGAAAACTCGAACCATTTATAAAGCAGTTTCTCATATCATCCTTGTCGGGAGATAGCGGTTATTTGAGTGATTCAGTTGACCATCATGAAGTCATTTTTGATGTTTACCAGTGTGCACCCCAGATGCTTACAAAAATAGTTCCTTATATAACTGGAGAGTTACTG ACAGATAAGCCAGATATTCGGTCTAAAGCTGTTGAGTTACTTGGGGAGCTTTTTTCATTACCTGGAGTACCCGTCTTGGAATCTTTTCAGCCACTTTTTTCAGAGTACTTGAAGAGATTGGCAGATAGAGTGGTGGAAGTCCGTGTTTCTGTAATCGGGCACTTGAAAACTTGCCTAATGTCAAATCCTTCCAGGCCCGAAGCTCCTCGGATTATTA AGGCACTTTGTGAAAGATTGTTGGATTATGATGAAAATGTTCGAAAGCAAGTAGTTGCTGCAGTTTATGATGTAGCATGCCATTCATTAGATGCCATTCCAATTGAGACTGTGAGGCTAGTTGCAGAGCGTCTTCGAGATAAATCT TTATCCGTCAAGAAATACACTATGGAGAGGCTGGCTGATCTTTACAGGCTTTATTGCCAAAAGAGCTCTGATGGTACGATAAGTTCTGATAATTTCGAGTGGATACCGGGGAAGATATTGAAATGTCTTTATGACAAAGACTTCAG ACCAGAGACAATAGAACATTTGTTATGTGGTTCTCTCTTCCCGCCTGAGTTCTCAATTAAAGATAGAGTGAAGCATTGGATAACAGCTTTCTCGGGATTTGATAAAGTTGAGGTGAAGGCTCTTGAACAAATTCTTCTGCAAAAGCAAAG GTTACAGCAGGAAATGCAAAAGTATCTTTCCCTTAGACAAACATATCAG GAAGATGCTCCTGATCTCCAGAAAAGAATTTCTGGCTGCTTTCGGAACATGTCTCGCTTGTTCAATGATCCTGCAAAGGCTGAGGAGAGTTTAAACATGCTTAACCAGTTAAAAGATGCAAATATATGGAAGATATTGACAAGCTTACTCGATTTTTCTACTATGTTCAGTCAAGCATGGTCTTCTCGG GAGGAATTACTTAAAATCCTGGGAGAAAAACATCCACTCTATGATTTCATGAGCACGCTCTCAATAAGATGTTCATATTTGCTAATCAACAAGGAGTTTGTTAAGGAGATTCTTTCACAAGCTGCTGAACTAAAATCTGCCGGAAATACGAGACTTATTTCATCATGCATGGATCTTCTTACG GTAATTGCTGGTTTCTTTCCTTTGTTATTGGTTGGTTTAGAGGAAGATCTCGTCCATCTTCTGAAGGAAGACAATGAAGCACTTAAAGAGGGCATTGCACATGTGTTGGCCAAGGCTGGTGGGACAATTCGTGAACAATTGGCCATGACTAAAAG TTCTATTGACCTACTGTTAGAGAGGCTTTGTTTAGAGGGCACCAGGAAGCAGGCCAAATATTCTGTTCATGCCCTAGCCGCAATAACAAAGGATGATGGTCTCAAGTCACTTTCTGTACTATACAAG CGGCTTGTGGATATGTTGGAGGAGAAAACACACCTGCCGGCCATGTTGCAATCTTTGGGTTGTATTGCTCAGACAGCAATGCCAATTTTTGAAACCAGGGAGGATGAAATAGTAGGGTTTATCATTAACAAAATTCTTCAGTGCAGTAAT AAGGCTGATGAAGTGTCAATACCTAAAACTGAGTGGAATGAAAGGACGGAATTTTGTTCTTTAAAG ATATATGGTATTAAAACTCTGGTAAAGAGCTACCTACTTTCCAAAGATGCTCATTTAAGACCAGGAATTGAGAAACTTATGGGGATCCTAAAGAACATTCTCTCTTTTGGTGATATTTCACGAGAGACAGGTTTAAG TGCTGTTGATAAGGCACACTTAAGGCTTGCTGCAGCAAAAGCTGTTCTTCGCTTGTCAAAGCAATGGGACCAGAAAATACCTGTTGATGTTTTCTATATGACCTTGCGAGTTTCGCAG GATGACTGTCCTGAATCAAGGAAATTGTACCTTAACAAAGTCCATCAGTATATAAAGGAAAGACTACTGGATCCAAAGTATGCTTGTGCCTTCATGTTGAGCATAAAAGACTGTCAATCTCCGGAGTATGAAGAG TGCAAACACAACCTACTTGAAGTGGTACAAATATGTCAGCAAGTAAAGGTGCGGCAACTCTCTGTACAAGCCGACATGAACTTGCTGGTGGCTTATCCAGAGTATATTCTTGCTTATTTGGTCCATGCCCTTGCTCATGATCCTTCTTGCCCCAATGTCGAAGACTGCCAGGATCTTCAAGCATTCGAACCTACTTACTG GCGATTGCATCTATTTCTTTCAGCGGTTTTGCTTGGAGACGAAGGTTTGCAACCTGGTGGTGTTTCCAACAGCAAGCAGGAGAGTTTTATAACGATAGCTTCTATATTTCACAGTATAAAGTGCTCTGAAGATCTTGTAGATGGGAAAAAGTCAAAA ACTCTACATGCTATAAGTGATCTCGGCCTttcaattgcaaaaaaattaGTACCCGACCAGACGGATGTCCCAGGAAGTGATATGGTTCCATTGCCAGCTCCATTGTACATGAATGTTGAGAAAAACCAAGATGAAAATACTGTG GATAAAAGTGAGGAAACATTGTTGGACTTGGGTGGAGAGAGTGCTCTGGCCCACTTTGAATCACTTCATGTTGAAAGTAAAGAAACG GTCGATTCAGGTGATGTCAAAGATGAAATGGTCGTACAAGAGAGTGATGAGAATGGCAATGAAGTTCCTCTCGGGAAGATGATGAAACTTCTTCGATCCCAAGGAgccaagaagaagaaaaaagcaacaaagaaacaaaatttatcttctgatgtttttgattttgaaaatgaAGTTGATGTTTTAGGAGTTATCAGAGAAATAAATATGGACAACTTAGAAAATTCAGAAACGATGAAGGTAAGTAGAGACAATAAAGGTGGAAAGGCATTAGATTCGCgtaaaagaaaaatagagaaagctAGCATTGCAGCAGCCACGCCAACTCCAAAACGCAAAAGGTCAGCCTCTAGCCAAAAGGTAATGAAGGGGAAAGACATGGTTCAGTCTACTGATTCAGACTTGTTAATCTCTTGCCTGCCAACAAATACGAAAAATGGAAAGAAACATGCTGATGAATTACATACTGAAGGAGCCATCAGCAGTGATTCAAAG AAAAGCACGACTCCAGAAGATGCTAAAAAGTTAGCTGGTCAATCTGGAAATTCAACTGGTTCAGTCAAGAAGCGTAAAATAAGAAGCATTTCTGGGTTAGCAAAG TGTTCACATAGCAATGAATTAGATGATGAAGAAATAGTTGGATCAAGAATAAAAGTCTGGTGGCCGCTGGATAAGCA GTTTTATGAAGGCATTGTACAGTCTTATGatgcaaaaaaggaaaaacatgtg ATCCTGTATGATGATGGTGATATAGAAGTTCTTAACTTAGCAAAGGAGAAGTGGGAGGTCATCAGTAATAATGGTCATCTgccgaaaaag ATGAAAAAATCCAATCATCTATCTACAAATAAGAAATC ATCGGATGAGAAAAGAGAGGATGACAGCAAGCATGGTGACCTCAGACAATCTAAAAAGTCCACAAAGAA GTCTGCATCTTCTAAAAGTAAAGATACTGTGGGAAAACACAAAGATCATGACAGGAAAAGAACATCAAAAGGTAGCAAAAAATCAGAACACCTTGATGCGGATAACAGGGCTGATTCTAACTTACCAAATGCCCATTCTCACTCCGGTTCTGAAGTTGAAGATGCCAATTCTG ATGGTCATGAAGAGGATGAAGCTCCAACTTCTCCTCTAATGGAAGAACCTGAGGCAGGGCTGGAAGAGGGAAAAGAGGAACTTGGAAAGGAGCAGAAACCTGATTCCTTGAATGGAGAAGACAATGAAGAATCTGATGATGAGCCAATT AGCGCGTGGAGATCACGTGTAGCAAAAGTCACATAA